A single genomic interval of Natator depressus isolate rNatDep1 chromosome 14, rNatDep2.hap1, whole genome shotgun sequence harbors:
- the RXRB gene encoding retinoic acid receptor RXR-beta isoform X2 yields the protein MGDRGRDCRSPDSSSLSSSPPPELSAPLHPSMISSAMTSSINSPVSSLGSPFPVISSSLGSPGLPATPSSGYGPINSTVNLSGMHSVSSSEDVKPPLGVRGLPCHPHGGMMPGKRLCAICGDRSSGKHYGVYSCEGCKGFFKRTIRKDLTYTCRDNKDCIVDKRQRNRCQYCRYQKCLATGMKREAVQEERQRGKEKDGEGDFAGGANEEMPVEKILEAELAVEQKSDQSVDGSGTGGSSPNDPVTNICQAADKQLFTLVEWAKRIPHFSELPLDDQVILLRAGWNELLIASFSHRSISVKDGILLATGLHVHRNSAHSAGVGAIFDRVLTELVSKMRDMRMDKTELGCLRAIILFNPDAKGLSNPGEVELLREKVYASLESYCKQKYPEQQGRFAKLLLRLPALRSIGLKCLEHLFFFKLIGDTPIDTFLMEMLEAPHQLS from the exons ATGGGAGACCGCGGCCGCG acTGCAGGAGCCCCGACAGTTCGTCTCTGAGCTCGTCACCCCCACCGGAGCTCTCGGCCCCACTTCACCCCTCCATGATCAGCTCGGCCATGACCTCCTCCATCAACTCGCCCGTCAGCAGTTTGGGCTCGCCATTCCCTGTCATCAGCTCGTCCTTAGgctccccagggctcccagccacgcCCTCCAGCGGCTATGGCCCC ATTAACTCCACTGTGAACCTGTCGGGCATGCACTCAGTCAGCAGTTCGGAAGACGTCAAGCCCCCCCTGGGTGTGCGGGGTCTCCCGTGCCACCCCCACGGTGGCATGATGCCGGGGAAGCGCCTCTGTGCCATCTGTGGGGACAGATCATCAG GGAAGCACTATGGGGTGTACAGCTGTGAGGGCTGCAAGGGTTTCTTCAAGCGCACGATCCGCAAGGACCTGACCTACACGTGCCGGGATAACAAGGACTGCATCGTGGACAAGCGCCAGCGTAACCGCTGTCAGTACTGCCGCTACCAGAAATGCCTGGCCACGGGCATGAAGAGGGAAG cgGTGCAGGAGGAGCGGCAGCGGGGGAAGGAGAAGGACGGCGAGGGGGATTTCGCAGGGGGAGCGAATGAGGAGATGCCGGTGGAGAAGATCCTGGAGGCAGAGCTGGCCGTGGAGCAGAAATCGGACCAAAGTGTTGACGGCTCTGGCACCGGGGGCAGCTCg ccgaATGACCCGGTGACCAACATCTGCCAGGCGGCCGACAAGCAGCTCTTCACGCTGGTGGAGTGGGCCAAGCGCATCCCCCACTTCTCTGAGCTGCCTCTGGACGACCAGGTCATCCTGCTGCGGGCGG gcTGGAACGAGCTGCTCATCGCGTCCTTCTCGCACCGCTCCATCTCGGTGAAGGACGGGATCCTGCTGGCCACGGGGCTGCATGTACATCGCAACAGCGCCCACAGCGCCGGCGTGGGGGCCATCTTCgacag GGTGCTGACTGAGCTGGTCTCCAAGATGCGGGACATGCGGATGGACAAGACGGAGCTCGGCTGCCTCCGGGCCATCATCCTCTTCAACCCGG ATGCCAAGGGGCTGTCGAACCCTGGGGAGGTGGAGCTGCTGCGGGAGAAGGTCTACGCCTCTCTGGAGTCCTACTGCAAACAGAAGTACCCCGAGCAGCAGGGCAG gTTCGCCAAGCTGCTACTACGCCTGCCGGCCCTGCGCTCCATTGGGCTGAAGTGCTTGGAGCACCTCTTCTTCTTCAAGCTCATCGGAGACACCCCCATTGACACCTTCCTCATGGAGATGCTGGAGGCCCCCCACCAGCTGTCCTGA
- the RXRB gene encoding retinoic acid receptor RXR-beta isoform X1, whose product MGDRGRDCRSPDSSSLSSSPPPELSAPLHPSMISSAMTSSINSPVSSLGSPFPVISSSLGSPGLPATPSSGYGPVSSPQINSTVNLSGMHSVSSSEDVKPPLGVRGLPCHPHGGMMPGKRLCAICGDRSSGKHYGVYSCEGCKGFFKRTIRKDLTYTCRDNKDCIVDKRQRNRCQYCRYQKCLATGMKREAVQEERQRGKEKDGEGDFAGGANEEMPVEKILEAELAVEQKSDQSVDGSGTGGSSPNDPVTNICQAADKQLFTLVEWAKRIPHFSELPLDDQVILLRAGWNELLIASFSHRSISVKDGILLATGLHVHRNSAHSAGVGAIFDRVLTELVSKMRDMRMDKTELGCLRAIILFNPDAKGLSNPGEVELLREKVYASLESYCKQKYPEQQGRFAKLLLRLPALRSIGLKCLEHLFFFKLIGDTPIDTFLMEMLEAPHQLS is encoded by the exons ATGGGAGACCGCGGCCGCG acTGCAGGAGCCCCGACAGTTCGTCTCTGAGCTCGTCACCCCCACCGGAGCTCTCGGCCCCACTTCACCCCTCCATGATCAGCTCGGCCATGACCTCCTCCATCAACTCGCCCGTCAGCAGTTTGGGCTCGCCATTCCCTGTCATCAGCTCGTCCTTAGgctccccagggctcccagccacgcCCTCCAGCGGCTATGGCCCCGTAAGCAGTCCCCAG ATTAACTCCACTGTGAACCTGTCGGGCATGCACTCAGTCAGCAGTTCGGAAGACGTCAAGCCCCCCCTGGGTGTGCGGGGTCTCCCGTGCCACCCCCACGGTGGCATGATGCCGGGGAAGCGCCTCTGTGCCATCTGTGGGGACAGATCATCAG GGAAGCACTATGGGGTGTACAGCTGTGAGGGCTGCAAGGGTTTCTTCAAGCGCACGATCCGCAAGGACCTGACCTACACGTGCCGGGATAACAAGGACTGCATCGTGGACAAGCGCCAGCGTAACCGCTGTCAGTACTGCCGCTACCAGAAATGCCTGGCCACGGGCATGAAGAGGGAAG cgGTGCAGGAGGAGCGGCAGCGGGGGAAGGAGAAGGACGGCGAGGGGGATTTCGCAGGGGGAGCGAATGAGGAGATGCCGGTGGAGAAGATCCTGGAGGCAGAGCTGGCCGTGGAGCAGAAATCGGACCAAAGTGTTGACGGCTCTGGCACCGGGGGCAGCTCg ccgaATGACCCGGTGACCAACATCTGCCAGGCGGCCGACAAGCAGCTCTTCACGCTGGTGGAGTGGGCCAAGCGCATCCCCCACTTCTCTGAGCTGCCTCTGGACGACCAGGTCATCCTGCTGCGGGCGG gcTGGAACGAGCTGCTCATCGCGTCCTTCTCGCACCGCTCCATCTCGGTGAAGGACGGGATCCTGCTGGCCACGGGGCTGCATGTACATCGCAACAGCGCCCACAGCGCCGGCGTGGGGGCCATCTTCgacag GGTGCTGACTGAGCTGGTCTCCAAGATGCGGGACATGCGGATGGACAAGACGGAGCTCGGCTGCCTCCGGGCCATCATCCTCTTCAACCCGG ATGCCAAGGGGCTGTCGAACCCTGGGGAGGTGGAGCTGCTGCGGGAGAAGGTCTACGCCTCTCTGGAGTCCTACTGCAAACAGAAGTACCCCGAGCAGCAGGGCAG gTTCGCCAAGCTGCTACTACGCCTGCCGGCCCTGCGCTCCATTGGGCTGAAGTGCTTGGAGCACCTCTTCTTCTTCAAGCTCATCGGAGACACCCCCATTGACACCTTCCTCATGGAGATGCTGGAGGCCCCCCACCAGCTGTCCTGA